From a single Lolium rigidum isolate FL_2022 chromosome 7, APGP_CSIRO_Lrig_0.1, whole genome shotgun sequence genomic region:
- the LOC124677775 gene encoding 5-amino-6-(5-phospho-D-ribitylamino)uracil phosphatase, chloroplastic-like, with translation MISSMSLLDSQLIHRRYRKCWPSNPHSTLNMHSIAKCLGKSMRMKMALLKPHATGFKRNPQAHEEDNVFYKLVYRLPESLSWLLASQERVKRPTAKKKQQKEGTVASNRFGVILEWEGVVVENDDPDLEPRVWYVLSLEEAKTFPPDAMLKEIEGMRADQAISEVLNWSEDPKEIKRLAARKELIYQKLRGRFYKLRPGVLDFLSTLVEFDIPIAIVASRPRTSLEEGIKAVGLQGYFDAIVAAEDFRRGKPECEMFEAAAEQLSLEPDACLVMGSSNLTTESAHAAGMRCVAVASRHPAYELRAANHVVRWLDQLSVVDLQRLADGEVLGSRGRRSDMDMEIVIEE, from the coding sequence ATGATCTCATCCATGAGCTTGCTGGACAGCCAGCTTATTCACAGGCGGTACAGAAAATGCTGGCCGAGTAACCCTCATTCCACACTGAACATGCATTCAATTGCAAAATGTCTGGGTAAAAGCATGCGGATGAAGATGGCACTTCTCAAGCCCCATGCAACtggcttcaagaggaaccctcagGCCCACGAGGAAGACAATGTGTTCTACAAATTAGTTTATAGGCTCCCTGAAAGCCTTAGCTGGCTGTTGGCATCACAAGAAAGGGTTAAGAGACCAACTGCAAAGAAGAAACAGCAAAAAGAAGGAACGGTGGCTAGTAACCGGTTTGGTGTGATCTTGGAGTGGGAGGGAGTTGTAGTGGAAAATGATGATCCAGATTTGGAGCCCCGGGTGTGGTATGTATTATCACTGGAGGAGGCGAAGACCTTTCCTCCAGATGCAATGCTGAAGGAAATTGAGGGAATGAGAGCTGATCAGGCTATCTCAGAAGTCTTGAACTGGTCAGAAGATCCAAAAGAAATTAAAAGGCTGGCAGCACGTAAGGAGTTGATATACCAAAAACTCCGAGGCAGGTTCTACAAGCTGCGACCAGGTGTTCTCGATTTCTTGAGCACCCTTGTGGAGTTTGACATTCCAATAGCAATCGTGGCTTCTCGCCCAAGAACAAGCCTCGAAGAAGGGATCAAAGCTGTTGGTCTGCAGGGCTACTTTGATGCCATAGTGGCGGCCGAGGACTTCCGCCGAGGGAAACCTGAGTGTGAGATGTTTGAGGCTGCGGCAGAGCAGCTTAGTCTGGAGCCTGATGCTTGTCTTGTGATGGGTAGCTCAAACTTGACGACAGAATCTGCGCATGCTGCTGGGATGAGGTGCGTGGCGGTTGCGAGCCGCCACCCGGCCTATGAACTTCGTGCAGCGAACCATGTTGTGAGATGGCTTGACCAGCTCTCGGTTGTTGATCTTCAGAGGCTTGCTGATGGTGAGGTTCTTGGGAGCAGGGGCAGACGATCTGACATGGACATGGAGATTGTGATCGAGGAGTGA